Proteins from a single region of Gasterosteus aculeatus chromosome 20, fGasAcu3.hap1.1, whole genome shotgun sequence:
- the hdac9b gene encoding histone deacetylase 9-B isoform X2 yields MDVKPDAPLAVESLSPLDLRTDPRMLGSGSDPGMWERQLQQELLLIQKQQQIQKQLLISEFQKQHEKLTRQHQAQLQEHLKLQHELQAMKQQQELAEKERRLEQQQQQQQQQQQQHQQSQQEKEQERNRREQHVSSLILRGKERSREGAVASTEVKQKLQEFLLSKSAKDPASNGLNHSFIHQQKLWYTSSHHTSLDQSSPPLGGTSPTCRYTLPSPIESKDDFPLRKTASEPNLKVRSRLKQKVAERRSSPMLKRRDGHIMTPYKKRALELMDSTPTNSAPGSGPSSPIGASSALGAENGPSSLPTTTKTERWPSQTRLFRPEGSVSMLSLYTSPSLPNISLGLSTASSPISAAIGLGDRSTEIKHGLPGHLLGPVPLQTGLESKVSPSHQALLQHLLQKEQMRQQKMLSAGQGTLSSHPQSPLAMKDRPSSSRPKLPKHRPLNRTQSAPLPQNTLAQLVIQQQHQHFLEKQKQYQQQIHINKLLSKSIEQLRQPSAHLQESEEEQEEHHRELPQSMQEDRLPPGGVIRKHTLSSSSGSSGELPDVHYGVIRVKEEPADSEDEALAAQGMEAEQSTYLHQVKGRLVIRAMI; encoded by the exons TGGACGTTAAGCCAGACGCGCCGTTGGCTGTGGAGTCCCTGTCTCCGTTGGACCTGCGTACCGATCCGAGGATGCTGGGGTCAGGCTCTGACCCGGGAATGTGGGagaggcagctgcagcaggagctgctCCTCattcagaagcagcagcagatccaGAAGCAGCTACTAATCAGCGAGTTCCAGAAGCAGCACGAGAAGTTGACCCGTCAGCACCAGGCTCAGCTCCAAGAGCACCTCAAG CTGCAGCATGAACTCCAGGCcatgaaacagcagcaggaactTGCAGAGAAGGAGCGTCGtcttgagcagcagcagcagcagcagcagcagcagcagcagcagcatcagcagagccagcaggagaaggagcaggagaggaatcGGCGGGAGCAGCATGTTTCCAGCCTGATCCTCAGGGGAAAGGAGCGCTCCCGAGAGG GGGCGGTTGCAAGTACCGAGGTGAAGCAGAAACTCCAAGAGTTTCTGTTGAGCAAATCTGCAAAGGACCCTGCAAGCAACGGACTCAATCATTCTTTCATCCACCAGCAAAAACTCTGGTACAC GTCCTCTCACCACACATCTCTGGACCAAAGCTCTCCGCCCCTGGGGGGCACATCCCCCACCTGCCGGTACACTCTGCCATCGCCCATAGAGAGCAAGGACGACTTCCCCTTGAGAAAGACAG CTTCTGAGCCAAACCTGAAGGTACGATCCAGACTTAAGCAGAAGgtagcagagaggaggagcagcccgATGCTCAAGCGAAGAGACGGACACATCATGACACCTTACAAGAAGAGGGCTTTGGAGCTAATGG ACTCCACGCCCACAAACAGTGCCCCCGGCTCCGGCCCGAGCTCTCCCATAGGGGCCTCCAGTGCCTTGGGGGCTGAAAATGGACCCTCCTCTCTGCCTACTACCACAAAAACTGAG CGATGGCCTTCACAGACGAGATTATTCCGACCAGAGGGCTCCGTGTCAATGCTAAGCCTCTACACTTCTCCCTCTTTACCAAACATCTCCTTGGGGCTTTCAACTGCATCCTCACCCATAAGT GCCGCCATCGGGTTGGGGGACAGATCAACAGAAATCAAGCACGGGCTGCCTGGGCACCTGCTGGGCCCTGTGCCCCTTCAGACGGGCCTGGAGTCTAAAGTGAGCCCCAGTCACCAGGCCCTCCTCCAACACCTCCTGCAGAAGGAGCAGATGAGGCAGCAGAAGATGCTCTCTGCTG GCCAGGGCACCCTGTCGTCCCACCCTCAGTCCCCTCTGGCCATGAAGGATCGCCCCTCCAGCAGTCGGCCGAAATTACCCAAACACCGGCCCTTGAACAGGACCCAGTCAGCGCCGCTGCCACAGAACACACTGGCCCAACTTGTCATCCAGCAGCAACACCAGCACTTCCTGGAGAAACAGAAACAGTACCAGCAGCAGATCCATATAAATAAG CTGCTATCCAAGTCCATCGAGCAGTTACGTCAGCCCAGCGCACACCTGCAGGAAtcggaggaagagcaggaggagcatcACAGAGAGCTGCCACAGagcatgcaggaggacaggcTGCCCCCCGGAGGAGTCATCCGGAAGCACacgctgagcagcagcagcggctcgAGCGGCGAGCTCCCCGACGTGCACTACGGGGTCATCAGGGTCAAGGAGGAGCCGGCTGACAGTGAAGACGAGGCCCTCGCCGCTCAGGGCATGGAGGCCGAGCAGAGCACGTATCTCCACCAGGTCAAAGGACGGCTGGTGATAAGAGCCATGatctga
- the hdac9b gene encoding histone deacetylase 9-B isoform X1, producing MLQTIYEGESSLPATERRVSHQQPPGRSEMHDVNDSVDVKPDAPLAVESLSPLDLRTDPRMLGSGSDPGMWERQLQQELLLIQKQQQIQKQLLISEFQKQHEKLTRQHQAQLQEHLKLQHELQAMKQQQELAEKERRLEQQQQQQQQQQQQHQQSQQEKEQERNRREQHVSSLILRGKERSREGAVASTEVKQKLQEFLLSKSAKDPASNGLNHSFIHQQKLWYTSSHHTSLDQSSPPLGGTSPTCRYTLPSPIESKDDFPLRKTASEPNLKVRSRLKQKVAERRSSPMLKRRDGHIMTPYKKRALELMDSTPTNSAPGSGPSSPIGASSALGAENGPSSLPTTTKTERWPSQTRLFRPEGSVSMLSLYTSPSLPNISLGLSTASSPISAAIGLGDRSTEIKHGLPGHLLGPVPLQTGLESKVSPSHQALLQHLLQKEQMRQQKMLSAGQGTLSSHPQSPLAMKDRPSSSRPKLPKHRPLNRTQSAPLPQNTLAQLVIQQQHQHFLEKQKQYQQQIHINKLLSKSIEQLRQPSAHLQESEEEQEEHHRELPQSMQEDRLPPGGVIRKHTLSSSSGSSGELPDVHYGVIRVKEEPADSEDEALAAQGMEAEQSTYLHQVKGRLVIRAMI from the exons TGGACGTTAAGCCAGACGCGCCGTTGGCTGTGGAGTCCCTGTCTCCGTTGGACCTGCGTACCGATCCGAGGATGCTGGGGTCAGGCTCTGACCCGGGAATGTGGGagaggcagctgcagcaggagctgctCCTCattcagaagcagcagcagatccaGAAGCAGCTACTAATCAGCGAGTTCCAGAAGCAGCACGAGAAGTTGACCCGTCAGCACCAGGCTCAGCTCCAAGAGCACCTCAAG CTGCAGCATGAACTCCAGGCcatgaaacagcagcaggaactTGCAGAGAAGGAGCGTCGtcttgagcagcagcagcagcagcagcagcagcagcagcagcagcatcagcagagccagcaggagaaggagcaggagaggaatcGGCGGGAGCAGCATGTTTCCAGCCTGATCCTCAGGGGAAAGGAGCGCTCCCGAGAGG GGGCGGTTGCAAGTACCGAGGTGAAGCAGAAACTCCAAGAGTTTCTGTTGAGCAAATCTGCAAAGGACCCTGCAAGCAACGGACTCAATCATTCTTTCATCCACCAGCAAAAACTCTGGTACAC GTCCTCTCACCACACATCTCTGGACCAAAGCTCTCCGCCCCTGGGGGGCACATCCCCCACCTGCCGGTACACTCTGCCATCGCCCATAGAGAGCAAGGACGACTTCCCCTTGAGAAAGACAG CTTCTGAGCCAAACCTGAAGGTACGATCCAGACTTAAGCAGAAGgtagcagagaggaggagcagcccgATGCTCAAGCGAAGAGACGGACACATCATGACACCTTACAAGAAGAGGGCTTTGGAGCTAATGG ACTCCACGCCCACAAACAGTGCCCCCGGCTCCGGCCCGAGCTCTCCCATAGGGGCCTCCAGTGCCTTGGGGGCTGAAAATGGACCCTCCTCTCTGCCTACTACCACAAAAACTGAG CGATGGCCTTCACAGACGAGATTATTCCGACCAGAGGGCTCCGTGTCAATGCTAAGCCTCTACACTTCTCCCTCTTTACCAAACATCTCCTTGGGGCTTTCAACTGCATCCTCACCCATAAGT GCCGCCATCGGGTTGGGGGACAGATCAACAGAAATCAAGCACGGGCTGCCTGGGCACCTGCTGGGCCCTGTGCCCCTTCAGACGGGCCTGGAGTCTAAAGTGAGCCCCAGTCACCAGGCCCTCCTCCAACACCTCCTGCAGAAGGAGCAGATGAGGCAGCAGAAGATGCTCTCTGCTG GCCAGGGCACCCTGTCGTCCCACCCTCAGTCCCCTCTGGCCATGAAGGATCGCCCCTCCAGCAGTCGGCCGAAATTACCCAAACACCGGCCCTTGAACAGGACCCAGTCAGCGCCGCTGCCACAGAACACACTGGCCCAACTTGTCATCCAGCAGCAACACCAGCACTTCCTGGAGAAACAGAAACAGTACCAGCAGCAGATCCATATAAATAAG CTGCTATCCAAGTCCATCGAGCAGTTACGTCAGCCCAGCGCACACCTGCAGGAAtcggaggaagagcaggaggagcatcACAGAGAGCTGCCACAGagcatgcaggaggacaggcTGCCCCCCGGAGGAGTCATCCGGAAGCACacgctgagcagcagcagcggctcgAGCGGCGAGCTCCCCGACGTGCACTACGGGGTCATCAGGGTCAAGGAGGAGCCGGCTGACAGTGAAGACGAGGCCCTCGCCGCTCAGGGCATGGAGGCCGAGCAGAGCACGTATCTCCACCAGGTCAAAGGACGGCTGGTGATAAGAGCCATGatctga
- the hdac9b gene encoding histone deacetylase 9-B isoform X3: MLGSGSDPGMWERQLQQELLLIQKQQQIQKQLLISEFQKQHEKLTRQHQAQLQEHLKLQHELQAMKQQQELAEKERRLEQQQQQQQQQQQQHQQSQQEKEQERNRREQHVSSLILRGKERSREGAVASTEVKQKLQEFLLSKSAKDPASNGLNHSFIHQQKLWYTSSHHTSLDQSSPPLGGTSPTCRYTLPSPIESKDDFPLRKTASEPNLKVRSRLKQKVAERRSSPMLKRRDGHIMTPYKKRALELMDSTPTNSAPGSGPSSPIGASSALGAENGPSSLPTTTKTERWPSQTRLFRPEGSVSMLSLYTSPSLPNISLGLSTASSPISAAIGLGDRSTEIKHGLPGHLLGPVPLQTGLESKVSPSHQALLQHLLQKEQMRQQKMLSAGQGTLSSHPQSPLAMKDRPSSSRPKLPKHRPLNRTQSAPLPQNTLAQLVIQQQHQHFLEKQKQYQQQIHINKLLSKSIEQLRQPSAHLQESEEEQEEHHRELPQSMQEDRLPPGGVIRKHTLSSSSGSSGELPDVHYGVIRVKEEPADSEDEALAAQGMEAEQSTYLHQVKGRLVIRAMI, from the exons ATGCTGGGGTCAGGCTCTGACCCGGGAATGTGGGagaggcagctgcagcaggagctgctCCTCattcagaagcagcagcagatccaGAAGCAGCTACTAATCAGCGAGTTCCAGAAGCAGCACGAGAAGTTGACCCGTCAGCACCAGGCTCAGCTCCAAGAGCACCTCAAG CTGCAGCATGAACTCCAGGCcatgaaacagcagcaggaactTGCAGAGAAGGAGCGTCGtcttgagcagcagcagcagcagcagcagcagcagcagcagcagcatcagcagagccagcaggagaaggagcaggagaggaatcGGCGGGAGCAGCATGTTTCCAGCCTGATCCTCAGGGGAAAGGAGCGCTCCCGAGAGG GGGCGGTTGCAAGTACCGAGGTGAAGCAGAAACTCCAAGAGTTTCTGTTGAGCAAATCTGCAAAGGACCCTGCAAGCAACGGACTCAATCATTCTTTCATCCACCAGCAAAAACTCTGGTACAC GTCCTCTCACCACACATCTCTGGACCAAAGCTCTCCGCCCCTGGGGGGCACATCCCCCACCTGCCGGTACACTCTGCCATCGCCCATAGAGAGCAAGGACGACTTCCCCTTGAGAAAGACAG CTTCTGAGCCAAACCTGAAGGTACGATCCAGACTTAAGCAGAAGgtagcagagaggaggagcagcccgATGCTCAAGCGAAGAGACGGACACATCATGACACCTTACAAGAAGAGGGCTTTGGAGCTAATGG ACTCCACGCCCACAAACAGTGCCCCCGGCTCCGGCCCGAGCTCTCCCATAGGGGCCTCCAGTGCCTTGGGGGCTGAAAATGGACCCTCCTCTCTGCCTACTACCACAAAAACTGAG CGATGGCCTTCACAGACGAGATTATTCCGACCAGAGGGCTCCGTGTCAATGCTAAGCCTCTACACTTCTCCCTCTTTACCAAACATCTCCTTGGGGCTTTCAACTGCATCCTCACCCATAAGT GCCGCCATCGGGTTGGGGGACAGATCAACAGAAATCAAGCACGGGCTGCCTGGGCACCTGCTGGGCCCTGTGCCCCTTCAGACGGGCCTGGAGTCTAAAGTGAGCCCCAGTCACCAGGCCCTCCTCCAACACCTCCTGCAGAAGGAGCAGATGAGGCAGCAGAAGATGCTCTCTGCTG GCCAGGGCACCCTGTCGTCCCACCCTCAGTCCCCTCTGGCCATGAAGGATCGCCCCTCCAGCAGTCGGCCGAAATTACCCAAACACCGGCCCTTGAACAGGACCCAGTCAGCGCCGCTGCCACAGAACACACTGGCCCAACTTGTCATCCAGCAGCAACACCAGCACTTCCTGGAGAAACAGAAACAGTACCAGCAGCAGATCCATATAAATAAG CTGCTATCCAAGTCCATCGAGCAGTTACGTCAGCCCAGCGCACACCTGCAGGAAtcggaggaagagcaggaggagcatcACAGAGAGCTGCCACAGagcatgcaggaggacaggcTGCCCCCCGGAGGAGTCATCCGGAAGCACacgctgagcagcagcagcggctcgAGCGGCGAGCTCCCCGACGTGCACTACGGGGTCATCAGGGTCAAGGAGGAGCCGGCTGACAGTGAAGACGAGGCCCTCGCCGCTCAGGGCATGGAGGCCGAGCAGAGCACGTATCTCCACCAGGTCAAAGGACGGCTGGTGATAAGAGCCATGatctga
- the twist1b gene encoding twist-related protein 1b: MSEENLGEESSSSPVSPADSLSNSEGELDRQPKRCGRKKRPSRRNGEDSDSPTPGKRGKKSSSSSPQSFEDLQSQRVMANVRERQRTQSLNEAFTSLRKIIPTLPSDKLSKIQTLKLAARYIDFLYQVLQSDELDSKMSSCSYVAHERLSYAFSVWRMEGAWSMSTSH; encoded by the coding sequence ATGTCTGAGGAAAACCTGGGGGAAGAGTCGAGCAGCTCCCCTGTCTCTCCTGCGGACAGCCTGAGCAACAGCGAGGGGGAGTTGGACAGACAGCCGAAGAGGTGTGGGAGAAAGAAGAGACCGAGCAGGAGAAACGGGGAGGACTCAGATAGCCCGACCCCTGGGAAAAGAGGGAAgaagtccagcagcagcagcccccagTCGTTCGAGGATCTCCAGTCGCAGCGGGTCATGGCCAACGTGCGCGAGCGCCAGCGGACGCAGTCCCTCAACGAGGCGTTCACGTCTCTGCGGAAGATTATCCCCACTTTGCCCTCGGACAAACTCAGCAAGATACAGACTCTTAAGCTCGCGGCCAGATACATCGACTTCCTGTACCAGGTGCTGCAGAGCGACGAGCTGGACTCCAAGATGTCCAGCTGCAGCTATGTGGCGCACGAGAGGCTGAGCTACGCCTTCTCCGTGTGGAGGATGGAGGGCGCTTGGTCCATGTCAACGTCTCACTAA